In a single window of the Thermococcus stetteri genome:
- a CDS encoding stage II sporulation protein M — translation MSRISRYFLYLLAVFFVGIAVGLAYSKTRPGAAIEYMERLARQFGGISDDPFKNFVKIFLNNAKVALLVIVAGLFFGVGSGFVIFANGFIVGLVVGVLKERGIPVKTLILGLVPHGIIEVPAILLAGAAGMCWYRRIIDEEDKGKGFKEGALRALRLYLVVLVMLLIAAFIEAYVTPNVANLG, via the coding sequence TTGAGCAGAATCTCCAGGTACTTCCTTTACCTTCTGGCGGTGTTCTTCGTCGGCATAGCTGTTGGTCTGGCTTATTCAAAGACCCGACCTGGAGCGGCTATTGAGTATATGGAAAGACTAGCCAGGCAGTTTGGGGGCATCTCAGATGACCCATTCAAAAATTTTGTAAAGATATTCCTCAACAACGCCAAGGTTGCACTTCTCGTGATTGTAGCTGGACTCTTCTTTGGAGTGGGCTCTGGCTTTGTGATCTTTGCCAACGGGTTCATAGTCGGACTTGTAGTTGGCGTGCTCAAAGAAAGGGGGATCCCAGTGAAAACTCTCATTTTAGGCCTGGTGCCCCACGGGATTATAGAAGTCCCAGCGATACTCCTGGCCGGGGCGGCTGGTATGTGCTGGTACCGCAGGATTATAGATGAAGAAGACAAAGGAAAAGGCTTCAAGGAGGGCGCCCTGCGGGCGTTAAGGTTGTATCTCGTCGTACTGGTGATGCTCTTAATCGCCGCGTTTATCGAGGCTTATGTAACTCCCAACGTTGCCAACCTCGGGTGA
- a CDS encoding dihydrodipicolinate synthase family protein: MHGVIVPLVTPFNEDYSIDISALEEHIDYLQKVGVHGIFINATTGEFTSLSREERKFLAEKGRELVSSAFYLVGTASSNTFEVIELTKHAQGIGADYAVITPPYYCPLNEEALFEHYSMIAEKTDIPLILYNIPSCANSLSVPLVKRLALEYSSIAGIKATVDSVNYIRDILLEVKGEREDFRVFTGLDQHFLNTLILGGDGGIMACANFAPELHIRLYNAFNEKRFNEAFEYARKLIKLSKVYDVASSFGSAIKLAMKVRGFSIKPVLRPPYVIDGKEVEEKVRSLVAEVLNLESDVVET, translated from the coding sequence ATGCACGGCGTAATTGTGCCCCTCGTAACTCCCTTCAATGAAGACTACTCGATAGACATATCAGCTCTCGAAGAGCACATAGATTACCTCCAGAAAGTTGGAGTCCATGGGATATTCATAAACGCCACCACTGGAGAGTTTACGAGCCTCAGCAGGGAGGAGAGGAAGTTTTTGGCTGAAAAAGGGCGCGAGCTTGTAAGTTCAGCTTTCTACCTCGTTGGAACTGCATCGTCGAACACATTCGAGGTTATTGAACTTACAAAGCATGCCCAGGGCATCGGAGCGGACTACGCGGTCATAACACCGCCCTACTACTGCCCTCTCAACGAGGAGGCCCTGTTCGAGCACTACTCGATGATAGCGGAGAAAACCGACATCCCACTCATACTCTACAACATCCCCTCCTGCGCCAATTCTCTTAGTGTTCCGCTCGTCAAGCGCCTCGCTCTGGAGTACTCAAGCATCGCCGGCATCAAAGCTACGGTGGACAGCGTGAACTACATCCGGGACATTCTCCTCGAGGTCAAGGGCGAAAGGGAGGACTTTAGGGTCTTCACGGGCCTCGACCAGCACTTCCTCAACACGCTGATTCTCGGCGGCGACGGCGGGATAATGGCGTGCGCGAACTTTGCACCGGAGCTCCACATCCGCCTCTATAATGCCTTCAACGAGAAGCGCTTTAATGAGGCCTTTGAGTACGCGAGAAAGCTAATCAAACTCTCAAAGGTCTATGACGTCGCTTCGTCCTTCGGCTCCGCGATAAAGCTCGCAATGAAAGTGAGGGGCTTCTCGATAAAGCCCGTCCTCAGGCCGCCCTACGTTATTGACGGAAAGGAAGTCGAAGAAAAGGTGAGATCCCTTGTGGCAGAGGTTCTAAACCTGGAATCAGATGTAGTCGAAACATAA
- a CDS encoding pro-sigmaK processing inhibitor BofA family protein, whose amino-acid sequence MIELLILLFLLIAVGLVIIKLTLAVIKWLAINTITGLLIIGILNFLGIIHVQLNLLNLLIVAIGGIPGAFIVILLSLL is encoded by the coding sequence ATGATTGAACTCTTGATACTCCTTTTCCTTCTCATAGCCGTAGGGTTGGTTATCATCAAGCTGACCCTCGCCGTTATCAAGTGGCTGGCTATAAACACCATAACAGGTCTCCTAATAATCGGCATCTTGAACTTCCTAGGCATCATTCACGTCCAGCTCAACCTCCTGAACCTCTTAATAGTAGCTATCGGCGGAATCCCGGGGGCGTTCATCGTTATCCTGCTCTCGCTCCTTTAG
- a CDS encoding arginine--tRNA ligase: MVYKEVQEKVKLALRQALNEMLREAGKEWEGDITFDDTPNIELGDFGTAVSFQLARVFRKAPKLIAEELVERVRGKLPEEIRDVKAVNGYINFYLDYEFFGKALVREILEKGEKYGESEVGAGKKAIVEHTSVNPTKPLHMGHARNAVLGDTMARIMRKLGYTVEVQNYIDDLGVQFAQVLWGYLNLKEEFERIEAELREKGLKEEFIDHVMGLLYVEVNKRLEENPEVDKEVRELMKKLEEGDNEIAEIGRKLAERVVRAQMLTTYRMGIAYDLLSWESDIMKSGIFGEAYELIEKNENFFWATEGKYKGAFVMDLRKLFPDMKNPFLVLRRSDGTATYTGKDIAYHLWKFGKVKADMLYKIWDRVGNHETWTTAPDGKEMPGKFGKADIVINVIGAEQKHPQMAIKYALQLLGFEDAAENFHHLAYEHVVRPEGSFSGRKGTWVGFTVDEVLNEAVQRARELVEQKNPNLSEEEKDRIAEAVGVGAVRYNLVKYSPDKVITFRWDDVLNFEGDSAPYLQYAHARCASILRKAGESGMKADWEALLEKADFSKLTSREKELIKFLAKFPEVLQSAGRDVKPHIVPAYLNDLASLFNKFYMDHPVLKAEEGIREERLLLVLAVKQVLKNGLDVLGIKAPERM, translated from the coding sequence ATGGTTTACAAAGAGGTTCAGGAAAAGGTAAAGCTCGCACTGCGTCAAGCTCTTAACGAAATGCTCCGAGAGGCTGGAAAGGAGTGGGAGGGAGATATAACCTTCGACGACACCCCCAACATCGAACTCGGCGACTTTGGAACGGCAGTCTCATTCCAGCTGGCGAGGGTCTTCAGGAAAGCGCCGAAGCTGATAGCCGAGGAGCTCGTTGAGAGGGTGAGGGGAAAACTTCCAGAGGAAATACGGGACGTTAAGGCCGTGAACGGCTACATAAACTTCTACCTCGACTATGAGTTCTTTGGAAAGGCCCTCGTTAGGGAGATACTTGAGAAGGGCGAGAAATACGGTGAGAGCGAAGTTGGGGCTGGAAAGAAGGCCATAGTCGAACACACATCAGTAAACCCGACGAAGCCGCTCCACATGGGGCACGCGAGGAACGCCGTCCTCGGAGATACAATGGCGAGGATAATGAGAAAGCTAGGCTACACCGTCGAGGTTCAGAACTACATTGACGATCTCGGCGTTCAGTTCGCCCAAGTTCTATGGGGCTACCTCAACCTGAAGGAGGAGTTCGAGAGGATTGAAGCGGAGCTACGCGAGAAGGGCCTGAAGGAGGAATTCATAGACCACGTAATGGGCCTGCTCTACGTTGAGGTCAACAAAAGACTTGAGGAGAACCCGGAGGTTGACAAGGAAGTCCGCGAGCTTATGAAGAAGCTCGAAGAGGGCGACAACGAGATAGCCGAGATTGGAAGGAAGCTCGCGGAGAGGGTTGTCAGGGCCCAGATGCTAACTACTTACCGCATGGGTATAGCCTACGACCTCCTAAGCTGGGAGAGCGACATAATGAAGAGCGGCATCTTCGGCGAGGCCTACGAGCTGATAGAGAAGAACGAGAACTTCTTCTGGGCTACGGAGGGCAAGTACAAAGGAGCCTTTGTGATGGACCTGAGGAAGCTCTTCCCAGACATGAAGAACCCGTTTCTGGTTCTCAGGAGGAGCGACGGGACGGCGACCTACACGGGTAAGGACATCGCTTACCATCTCTGGAAGTTTGGGAAGGTAAAGGCGGACATGCTCTACAAGATATGGGACAGGGTTGGGAACCACGAGACGTGGACGACTGCTCCCGATGGAAAGGAGATGCCAGGGAAGTTCGGGAAAGCAGATATAGTCATCAACGTCATCGGTGCCGAGCAGAAGCATCCGCAGATGGCCATAAAGTACGCTCTCCAGCTCCTTGGCTTTGAGGATGCCGCCGAGAACTTCCACCACCTGGCTTACGAGCACGTTGTAAGGCCCGAGGGCTCGTTCTCAGGAAGGAAGGGGACGTGGGTCGGCTTCACCGTTGATGAGGTTCTCAACGAGGCCGTCCAGAGGGCGAGGGAGCTCGTTGAGCAGAAGAACCCGAACCTGAGCGAGGAGGAAAAGGACAGGATAGCCGAGGCCGTCGGGGTTGGGGCCGTCCGCTACAACCTCGTCAAGTACAGTCCGGACAAGGTGATAACCTTCCGCTGGGATGATGTTCTCAACTTCGAGGGCGACAGCGCTCCCTACCTCCAGTACGCCCACGCCCGCTGTGCTTCGATCCTGAGAAAGGCCGGAGAGAGCGGAATGAAAGCTGACTGGGAGGCCCTGCTTGAGAAGGCCGACTTCTCAAAGCTGACCAGCAGGGAGAAGGAGCTGATAAAGTTCCTTGCGAAGTTCCCGGAGGTTCTCCAGAGCGCCGGCAGGGACGTCAAGCCACACATCGTTCCAGCATACCTCAACGACCTCGCGAGCCTCTTCAACAAGTTCTACATGGATCACCCAGTGCTCAAGGCTGAGGAGGGAATTAGGGAGGAGCGCCTGCTACTCGTATTAGCTGTAAAGCAGGTTCTCAAGAACGGTCTTGATGTGCTCGGAATAAAGGCGCCGGAGAGGATGTGA
- the prf1 gene encoding peptide chain release factor aRF-1, producing the protein MSRKSAEMYELKKKVEELKSYRGRATELVSLYIPAGYDINKVMQQLREEYGTAQNIKSKSTRKNVLGALERAMQHLKLYKQTPENGLALFVGNVSEQEGVSDIKLWAIVPPEPLNVRLYRCDQTFVTEPLEEMLRVKDAYGLITVEKNEATIGLLRGKRIEVIDELTSNVPGKTRAGGQSARRYERIREQETHEFMKRIGEHANKAFLPLLEKGELKGIIIGGPGPTKEEFVEGDYLHHELRKKIIGVVDISYSGEYGLKELVEKASDILRDHEAVKERHLIQEFFRHLVKDTGMIAYGEKEVRKALELGAVDKLLISEGYDKVRVRAKCNNCGWEEVKTMSEQEFHVYRKRLTHCPKCGSQNITFEKWDVAEELIKMAEESGADVEIISLDTEEGQQFYKAFGGLGAFLRYKIQ; encoded by the coding sequence ATGTCTCGCAAGTCTGCTGAAATGTATGAACTCAAGAAGAAGGTAGAGGAGCTGAAGAGCTATCGAGGTCGTGCAACCGAGCTCGTTAGCCTTTACATTCCAGCCGGCTACGACATAAACAAGGTCATGCAACAGCTTAGGGAGGAATACGGAACCGCCCAGAACATCAAGAGCAAGTCAACCCGAAAGAACGTCCTTGGGGCACTTGAAAGAGCAATGCAGCACCTAAAGCTCTACAAGCAGACGCCCGAGAACGGTTTAGCCCTCTTCGTAGGAAACGTGAGCGAGCAGGAGGGGGTCAGCGACATAAAGCTCTGGGCGATAGTCCCTCCAGAGCCGCTCAACGTCAGGCTCTATCGATGTGACCAGACCTTCGTTACCGAGCCTCTTGAGGAGATGCTCCGCGTTAAAGACGCCTATGGGTTGATAACAGTCGAGAAGAATGAGGCAACAATAGGTCTCCTCCGCGGAAAGAGAATAGAGGTCATAGACGAGCTTACCTCGAACGTCCCAGGAAAGACCCGCGCCGGTGGTCAGTCCGCGAGACGTTACGAGAGGATTCGCGAGCAGGAAACCCATGAGTTCATGAAGAGGATTGGGGAGCACGCCAACAAGGCCTTCCTGCCTCTCCTTGAGAAGGGTGAACTCAAAGGCATAATCATCGGAGGCCCAGGACCGACGAAGGAGGAGTTCGTTGAGGGGGACTACCTCCACCACGAGCTCAGGAAGAAGATAATCGGCGTCGTTGACATAAGCTACAGCGGCGAGTACGGCCTCAAGGAGCTCGTCGAGAAGGCCAGCGACATCCTTAGGGACCACGAGGCCGTGAAGGAGCGCCATCTCATCCAGGAGTTCTTCAGGCACCTCGTCAAGGACACTGGTATGATAGCCTACGGTGAGAAGGAAGTCAGGAAGGCCCTTGAGCTTGGGGCAGTTGACAAACTCCTCATCAGCGAGGGCTACGACAAGGTTCGCGTTAGGGCGAAGTGCAACAACTGCGGCTGGGAAGAGGTAAAGACCATGAGCGAACAGGAGTTCCACGTTTATAGGAAGAGGCTCACCCACTGCCCGAAGTGCGGCAGTCAGAACATAACCTTCGAGAAGTGGGATGTCGCCGAGGAGCTCATAAAGATGGCTGAGGAGAGCGGGGCGGACGTGGAGATAATCTCCCTCGACACCGAGGAAGGCCAGCAGTTCTACAAGGCCTTCGGCGGCCTCGGGGCATTCCTGAGGTACAAGATTCAGTGA
- a CDS encoding class III signal peptide-containing protein, with protein MKRKAQGAIEYLFMIAAALIIIAVVIRYLRGAGENTGKNIQSGEKKINDALQKELDQALNNTSG; from the coding sequence ATGAAGAGGAAGGCCCAGGGTGCCATCGAGTACCTGTTTATGATAGCGGCCGCCCTTATTATAATTGCGGTGGTCATAAGGTACCTTAGGGGAGCAGGTGAAAACACTGGCAAGAATATACAGTCTGGCGAGAAGAAGATTAACGACGCGCTTCAGAAGGAACTTGACCAAGCCCTTAACAACACAAGCGGATGA
- a CDS encoding DUF5646 family protein → MEKTTDARIEYIPSELERLKVHIQRLESMLVPLVKGEVPEDELKEIEMEARRFKEESEEWIDAEELEKILEDEE, encoded by the coding sequence ATGGAAAAGACCACTGATGCACGCATCGAGTATATTCCATCTGAACTGGAGAGGCTCAAAGTCCACATCCAGAGACTTGAGTCTATGCTCGTCCCACTCGTGAAGGGCGAAGTTCCCGAGGACGAGCTCAAAGAGATAGAAATGGAGGCGAGAAGGTTCAAGGAGGAAAGCGAGGAGTGGATTGATGCCGAAGAGCTCGAGAAAATCTTGGAGGATGAAGAATGA
- a CDS encoding type II toxin-antitoxin system RelE family toxin, which produces MYRVRLGEYRVIYSVNWEERVILIHRLKRRGEAYK; this is translated from the coding sequence ATATACAGAGTTAGACTCGGCGAATATCGCGTTATTTACTCTGTAAACTGGGAAGAAAGAGTGATCCTAATCCATCGGCTTAAAAGAAGAGGAGAAGCGTATAAATAG
- a CDS encoding lipoate protein ligase C-terminal domain-containing protein: MKHHIGEHKARKGLIRIEFDEKDGRAEHVRITGDFFIHPEEAVQELESRLEGHRLDELEGIIDEFFAMRLDVEMPYINVEDFKIALKKALEG, translated from the coding sequence ATGAAACACCACATTGGCGAACACAAGGCTAGAAAGGGCCTAATAAGGATAGAGTTTGACGAGAAGGACGGGAGAGCCGAACACGTTAGGATAACAGGGGATTTCTTCATCCACCCAGAAGAGGCAGTTCAGGAGCTTGAGAGCAGGCTTGAAGGCCACAGGCTTGATGAGCTAGAGGGGATAATAGATGAGTTCTTCGCCATGAGGCTCGATGTCGAGATGCCCTATATAAACGTTGAAGACTTTAAGATAGCATTGAAAAAAGCCCTCGAAGGGTGA